A single window of Actinoallomurus bryophytorum DNA harbors:
- a CDS encoding dihydrofolate reductase family protein: MSSTVLYMSMSLDGFVAGPNERPDNGLGDGGERLHEWVVGGDGEQLDGGDREVLDDFLSTGAVLAGRGTFEPAGGWGGDHHDGVPIFILSRHRPAPPYAEWPAVTYLSDVEDAVRRAKEAAGEKNVLVHGVGTAQRCLLAGLLDEIEIHLVPVLLGEGRRLFEHLGAEHIELETIQVVRGREVTHLRYRVRR; encoded by the coding sequence TTGTCTTCGACTGTGCTGTACATGTCCATGTCCCTCGACGGCTTCGTCGCAGGTCCCAATGAGCGGCCGGACAACGGGCTGGGGGACGGCGGAGAGCGCCTCCACGAATGGGTGGTGGGTGGCGATGGCGAACAGCTCGACGGCGGCGATCGTGAGGTTCTCGACGATTTTCTCTCCACCGGCGCGGTGCTCGCCGGCCGTGGGACCTTCGAACCGGCCGGAGGCTGGGGCGGGGACCATCACGACGGCGTGCCCATCTTCATCCTCAGCCGCCATCGGCCCGCTCCTCCGTACGCGGAGTGGCCCGCCGTCACCTACCTCTCCGATGTCGAGGACGCTGTACGCCGGGCCAAGGAGGCCGCCGGCGAGAAGAACGTGCTGGTCCACGGCGTAGGCACCGCCCAGCGCTGTCTCCTGGCGGGGCTCCTCGACGAGATAGAGATCCACCTGGTCCCGGTCCTGCTCGGTGAGGGCCGCAGGCTCTTCGAACACCTCGGCGCCGAGCACATCGAGCTGGAGACCATCCAGGTCGTCCGGGGGCGGGAAGTCACGCACCTGCGCTACCGCGTCCGCCGCTGA